A single Natranaerobius thermophilus JW/NM-WN-LF DNA region contains:
- the dapG gene encoding aspartate kinase, whose product MTEDKIIVQKFGGSSLRTPDLRQQAVEHIKQLVQNDKKVLVVVSAIGRSPDPYATDTLINLIKEENPDPDLRELDLAVSCGEVLSSALLASKLQAEGYKATALTGRQAGIITDKNFTDGSIREIKTSIIQKLFNQNKIIVVAGFQGVTPNGEIITLGRGGSDTTATAFAGELGAQRVEIYSDVDGLMTVDPKMVPDARPIKVITFYEVLQMAREGVKVIHPKAVEYAMKNSIPIFIKNINKYYQEIGTKITSYISDKEEEQSNKIITGIAHLPNITQVSLELAENTSQSVKVDIFNALAEQGISLDMITIYYNNITFTVKGEDTEKTIKLLNERGFGQINHLSGCAKITLFGTGMTGLPGVMAKALRILNKEEIEVLQTTDSNITISCLIQGKDIQKALLVLHEQFGLSLKN is encoded by the coding sequence ATGACTGAAGATAAAATTATTGTCCAAAAATTTGGGGGTTCTTCTTTAAGGACACCAGATTTAAGACAACAAGCCGTTGAACACATTAAACAGCTAGTTCAGAATGATAAAAAGGTACTGGTAGTTGTAAGTGCCATTGGCAGAAGTCCTGACCCGTATGCAACCGATACTTTGATAAATTTAATTAAAGAAGAAAATCCAGATCCAGACTTACGAGAACTAGACTTGGCTGTAAGTTGCGGTGAAGTGCTATCTAGTGCTTTACTTGCCTCTAAATTACAGGCAGAGGGATATAAAGCGACAGCTTTGACAGGGCGACAAGCTGGTATTATAACAGATAAAAACTTTACAGATGGTTCAATTAGAGAAATCAAAACTTCAATTATTCAAAAACTGTTTAACCAGAACAAAATTATTGTCGTCGCTGGTTTTCAAGGTGTAACTCCCAATGGTGAAATTATCACACTGGGAAGAGGTGGAAGTGATACAACTGCAACGGCCTTTGCAGGGGAACTTGGCGCACAAAGGGTGGAAATATACAGTGATGTCGATGGCCTGATGACTGTTGATCCCAAAATGGTTCCTGATGCCCGACCAATTAAAGTTATCACCTTTTATGAAGTTCTACAAATGGCAAGAGAAGGTGTCAAAGTGATTCATCCTAAAGCAGTTGAGTATGCCATGAAAAATTCAATACCAATTTTCATAAAAAATATTAATAAATATTATCAGGAAATAGGGACTAAAATAACGAGTTATATCTCAGACAAAGAAGAAGAACAGTCGAATAAAATTATCACAGGCATTGCCCACCTTCCCAATATTACTCAAGTCTCATTAGAGCTTGCCGAAAATACTTCACAAAGCGTGAAAGTTGATATTTTTAACGCTTTAGCTGAACAGGGTATCAGCCTGGATATGATTACTATTTATTACAACAATATAACTTTTACAGTTAAGGGTGAAGACACTGAAAAAACCATTAAGCTATTGAATGAACGTGGTTTCGGTCAAATTAATCATCTAAGTGGTTGTGCCAAAATTACACTATTTGGAACTGGGATGACAGGACTTCCTGGAGTAATGGCTAAAGCTCTAAGAATTTTAAATAAAGAAGAAATTGAAGTTCTACAAACAACTGATTCCAATATTACCATATCCTGTTTAATCCAGGGCAAGGATATTCAAAAAGCTTTGTTAGTTTTGCACGAACAATTTGGTCTGTCTCTTAAAAATTAA
- the dapA gene encoding 4-hydroxy-tetrahydrodipicolinate synthase, whose amino-acid sequence MRGFGELITAMITPFNKQGELATENCVKLAKKLVNEQNSDALVLSGTTGESPTLSTEEKLTLFQLITEKVGGNANIIAGTGSYSTKETLELTKKAEEVGVHGIMLVTPYYNKPTQGDLYKHFKTIAQKTSLPIMLYNVPKRTGVDMSQDTILKLAEIDNIIALKEASGDFNKIANVIRETRGEFDVYSGDDISLMPVLSLGGTGVVSVASHLIGKELKEIIDAYHANNSRKALELFQEIYPFITALLVKTNPIPIKAAVNTHLMQVGSVRPPLYDLSEKELEQLSEVYKWSVGKY is encoded by the coding sequence TTGAGAGGGTTTGGTGAGTTAATAACTGCCATGATCACACCCTTTAACAAGCAAGGTGAACTGGCAACCGAAAATTGTGTAAAATTAGCCAAAAAACTCGTGAATGAACAAAACTCAGATGCCTTAGTTTTATCTGGAACTACGGGGGAATCACCTACATTAAGTACAGAAGAAAAGTTGACTTTGTTTCAACTTATAACAGAAAAGGTAGGCGGAAACGCTAACATTATAGCAGGTACCGGAAGTTACAGTACGAAAGAAACCTTGGAGTTGACCAAAAAGGCTGAAGAAGTAGGAGTCCATGGTATAATGCTGGTCACTCCATACTATAATAAACCTACTCAAGGAGATTTATATAAACATTTCAAGACAATAGCCCAAAAGACTTCTCTGCCGATTATGTTGTATAATGTCCCTAAGCGTACTGGCGTAGATATGTCTCAAGATACAATCTTAAAATTAGCAGAAATAGATAATATAATTGCTTTGAAAGAAGCCAGTGGAGACTTTAATAAAATTGCCAATGTAATCAGAGAAACTAGAGGAGAGTTTGATGTTTACAGTGGTGATGATATTAGCTTAATGCCTGTTTTAAGTCTTGGAGGGACTGGTGTAGTAAGTGTTGCTTCACATCTAATAGGTAAAGAGCTAAAAGAAATAATAGATGCTTATCACGCAAATAATTCCAGAAAAGCTTTGGAATTGTTTCAAGAAATCTATCCTTTCATAACGGCATTATTAGTTAAGACAAATCCAATTCCCATAAAAGCTGCAGTCAACACTCATTTAATGCAAGTAGGAAGTGTACGTCCACCTTTATATGATCTAAGTGAAAAGGAGCTAGAACAGCTATCAGAGGTGTATAAATGGTCAGTAGGTAAATACTAA
- a CDS encoding ribonuclease J, with protein MSARKQNNRNGNGSRNSLQVIPLGGVGEIGKNMFVIKYGNDMIVIDAGLKFPDEDMLGVDFVIPDMSYLFEHKDNIKGIFLTHGHEDHIGALPYLMKKIDAPVYGTKLTLGLAERKLGEQPIQKSISLKKILPGKTMQLGPFKMEFFSTNHSIPDSIGIVVHTPEGTIVHTGDFKFDHTPVSGKVADYNKLAELGNKGVLCLLSDSTNAERPGYTESDRTVGERLDEIFRQAPKRIILATFASNIYRIQQVINSAKKYGKKVGVVGRSMINVIEAASELGYLENVDDVVIDDIERVNQLPLEKTVLLTTGSQGEPMSALTRIATDDHRKVEIMPHDTVVIAATPIPGNEKLISRSIDNLFKRGAHVIYQSVSGVHVSGHGSQEELKMMLNLVKPKYLIPFHGEYRMQVHHKNVAEKLGMPSKNVFLAENGEVIEFNRKRGKVNGKVPAGKVLVDGLGVGDVGNIVLRDRRLLSQDGILIVVIGVDKQNKTLIAGPDIVSRGFVYVRESEELLEEAREHVVKAVNKMSKSKMNEWQAIKSSVKDVLGQYLWEKTRRRPMILPIIMEV; from the coding sequence TTGTCAGCAAGAAAACAGAATAATAGAAATGGTAATGGCTCCAGAAATTCATTACAAGTCATTCCCTTGGGCGGGGTCGGTGAAATTGGAAAAAATATGTTTGTAATTAAGTACGGGAATGATATGATTGTCATTGACGCCGGATTAAAATTTCCCGATGAAGATATGTTGGGAGTAGATTTCGTCATTCCTGACATGTCTTATCTGTTTGAACATAAGGACAACATTAAAGGAATTTTCTTAACCCATGGGCATGAAGATCACATCGGGGCTTTACCGTATTTAATGAAAAAAATTGATGCACCAGTTTATGGTACTAAACTAACTTTAGGTTTGGCTGAACGTAAATTGGGAGAACAACCTATTCAAAAGTCGATTTCTTTAAAGAAGATATTACCTGGCAAAACTATGCAATTAGGTCCATTTAAGATGGAATTTTTCTCAACTAACCACAGTATTCCAGATTCAATTGGCATAGTTGTTCATACACCTGAAGGAACTATAGTCCATACAGGAGATTTTAAATTTGACCATACACCAGTTAGTGGTAAAGTAGCAGATTATAATAAACTTGCTGAACTGGGAAATAAGGGAGTACTATGCTTACTATCGGATAGTACCAATGCTGAAAGGCCGGGATATACTGAAAGTGATAGAACAGTGGGAGAACGACTTGATGAAATCTTTCGCCAAGCTCCCAAAAGGATTATCCTGGCAACTTTTGCCTCTAATATATACAGAATTCAGCAAGTTATTAACTCAGCCAAAAAGTATGGTAAAAAAGTCGGAGTCGTAGGTCGCAGTATGATAAATGTGATTGAAGCGGCTTCAGAGCTAGGTTATCTTGAAAATGTAGACGATGTGGTGATTGATGATATAGAAAGAGTCAATCAATTGCCTCTGGAAAAAACTGTGTTGCTAACTACGGGCAGTCAAGGAGAGCCCATGAGCGCATTAACCAGGATTGCTACTGATGACCATCGAAAAGTCGAAATTATGCCCCATGATACTGTGGTGATAGCTGCAACACCTATTCCAGGAAACGAAAAGTTAATTTCTAGAAGTATAGATAATTTGTTTAAACGAGGTGCCCATGTCATCTATCAATCTGTTTCCGGAGTCCATGTATCCGGTCATGGAAGTCAGGAAGAATTGAAAATGATGCTGAACCTTGTTAAACCTAAGTATTTAATCCCTTTCCATGGCGAGTACAGAATGCAGGTACATCATAAAAACGTAGCAGAAAAGTTAGGTATGCCATCAAAAAATGTATTTTTAGCAGAAAATGGTGAAGTAATTGAATTTAACAGAAAACGAGGCAAAGTTAATGGCAAGGTTCCTGCAGGTAAAGTTTTAGTTGATGGTTTAGGTGTAGGTGATGTAGGTAATATCGTTCTAAGAGATCGACGACTGTTAAGCCAGGATGGTATCCTGATTGTAGTGATTGGTGTAGATAAACAGAACAAAACATTAATTGCCGGCCCGGATATAGTTTCTAGAGGATTTGTATATGTCAGAGAATCAGAAGAGTTGTTAGAAGAGGCCCGTGAACATGTTGTTAAAGCTGTAAACAAGATGTCAAAAAGTAAAATGAATGAGTGGCAGGCAATTAAGAGTTCTGTCAAAGATGTTTTAGGTCAATATCTATGGGAAAAAACCCGGAGACGTCCCATGATTCTTCCAATAATTATGGAAGTTTAA
- a CDS encoding ClpP family protease — protein sequence MLFENFGNSQPSQNKNESQRGNEQNQGTQSTIKELGGTNIPKAPNHIHSMVIVGQIEGHMTLPPQNKTTKYEHVLPQLVAAEQNPQVEGILVILNTVGGDVEAGLAIAEMLDSISKPSVSLVLGGGHSIGVPIAVATDYSYIAQTATMTIHPIRLTGQLIGVPQTYDYLEKMQDRVLSFVTQHSGIHPEQLRRLMFNSGQLARDIGTVLVGEDAVREGLINEVGGIGQAVNRLESMLRRGDQGHYGNPPVPGYRQGRYSLPPMPGFDQFQNQSPPGEDDD from the coding sequence ATGTTGTTTGAAAACTTCGGTAACTCGCAGCCGTCTCAAAATAAAAATGAATCACAAAGAGGAAATGAACAGAATCAAGGTACACAAAGTACTATTAAAGAACTTGGTGGTACCAATATCCCAAAAGCACCAAATCATATTCATTCCATGGTGATTGTGGGACAAATAGAGGGACATATGACATTACCTCCACAAAATAAAACTACCAAGTATGAGCATGTTCTACCTCAACTAGTAGCTGCAGAACAAAATCCCCAAGTAGAAGGTATATTAGTAATTTTGAATACAGTTGGAGGCGACGTAGAAGCTGGTCTTGCTATTGCTGAAATGTTAGACAGTATTTCAAAACCTTCTGTTAGTCTAGTTCTGGGGGGAGGTCATAGCATTGGAGTTCCAATTGCCGTGGCAACAGATTACTCTTATATTGCACAAACAGCTACTATGACAATCCATCCCATTAGATTGACAGGTCAACTAATTGGAGTTCCTCAAACTTATGATTATTTAGAAAAAATGCAAGATCGAGTGCTAAGTTTTGTCACTCAACATTCGGGTATTCATCCAGAACAGCTTAGACGTCTTATGTTTAACTCTGGTCAGTTAGCTAGAGATATTGGAACAGTTCTAGTTGGTGAAGATGCAGTGAGAGAAGGACTGATTAATGAAGTAGGTGGCATAGGGCAAGCCGTGAACAGATTAGAAAGCATGCTACGTCGTGGTGATCAAGGTCATTACGGAAATCCACCAGTTCCCGGTTATCGTCAAGGGCGTTACTCATTACCACCCATGCCTGGTTTTGATCAATTCCAAAATCAAAGTCCACCAGGAGAGGATGATGATTAA
- a CDS encoding YlzJ-like family protein translates to MLIYTPVALEEVLQGAENQTSDSQYHEINYNGKTLIVEPQSPFQGKIVRLISSDSNDYLNPNLQPGNLINYAAFQE, encoded by the coding sequence ATGCTTATTTATACACCTGTTGCTTTAGAAGAAGTTTTGCAAGGTGCAGAAAACCAAACATCAGATTCTCAGTATCATGAAATTAATTACAACGGAAAAACCTTGATAGTTGAACCACAATCACCGTTCCAAGGTAAAATTGTCAGGTTGATTAGTAGTGATTCCAATGATTATTTAAACCCCAATTTACAACCGGGTAACTTGATTAATTATGCTGCATTTCAAGAGTGA
- a CDS encoding Na/Pi symporter: MNWILALFGIGLFLIGVKLLARLTPNLISVTKGDQISWKDLIASFSLGIFLTALTQSSSAVGVIVLVLLDKRVVTFKQTGFFLAGSNIGTTISGQIFTLPIEKLIIPMFIISLVGFLLGYRFWIMQKVSKFLFALSIIFTGLQIISSVTLYYRDSLVTVFEYFSSIFQAFLIGIILTAISQSSSLIIGILIVLSGKHIIAPAYATAAVMGLNVGTSTTLMIASLGLSKHGKLGAVFQVVYNSICALLVFGFFPCFLQIVELISRTPHQFVANSHTFFNLVAGILLVLGWKYIESICYWIVYR; the protein is encoded by the coding sequence ATGAATTGGATCTTGGCTTTGTTTGGAATTGGATTGTTTCTTATAGGAGTTAAATTACTTGCTCGATTAACACCTAATCTAATTTCAGTAACAAAAGGTGATCAAATATCTTGGAAAGATCTAATAGCCAGTTTTAGTTTAGGAATTTTTTTAACAGCATTAACCCAAAGCAGTAGTGCGGTAGGTGTAATAGTACTAGTTTTACTCGATAAACGAGTGGTCACATTCAAACAAACAGGCTTTTTCCTTGCTGGAAGCAATATTGGGACCACAATCAGTGGTCAAATCTTTACATTGCCGATAGAAAAGTTGATTATCCCTATGTTTATAATTTCTTTAGTTGGTTTTTTACTAGGGTATCGATTTTGGATAATGCAAAAAGTGTCCAAATTTCTTTTTGCCTTGTCTATCATTTTTACCGGTTTACAAATAATTAGTAGTGTAACCTTATATTACAGAGATTCTCTTGTAACTGTATTTGAATATTTTAGTTCTATTTTTCAGGCTTTTTTGATTGGAATAATTCTTACTGCCATAAGTCAATCTAGCAGTTTAATAATCGGCATTTTAATAGTTTTGAGTGGAAAACATATTATTGCACCTGCTTATGCTACCGCCGCAGTCATGGGACTTAATGTGGGAACTTCCACCACCTTGATGATTGCAAGTTTAGGACTGTCGAAGCATGGTAAGCTGGGGGCTGTATTTCAAGTAGTTTATAATAGTATCTGTGCATTGTTGGTTTTTGGCTTTTTCCCGTGCTTTTTACAAATAGTCGAACTAATATCCCGTACTCCCCATCAATTTGTAGCAAATTCTCATACCTTTTTTAATTTGGTAGCGGGTATTCTTTTAGTATTGGGGTGGAAATACATCGAATCAATATGTTATTGGATTGTTTACAGATAA
- a CDS encoding FtsK/SpoIIIE family DNA translocase: protein MKIVVAKKTNKKQRKKSNKGLKTTPELQAGLLLLFAIISLASLVFTEQTGVLGNIIKVVFEYLAGERAWTIPIFIAILGGNLLYLKSIQLTNRFWGISLVLFLIVVGHHIELILQENIISRGEIVAQAFSLPAEGAGGGLMGAIFSTAFLLVLGEIGTFIVLIFTGIIAFMLLTDTTFKEGLSLGTGAAKKAWELVLLANEKLIEIYNRISNTKQMKEYQKGQVKNEDDTNILDFNDYKQGRQEEEDQGSLQATGGTYQDEPDYPIVSFEENEAGLQAKITESKEEANNSEPGPEDKREGQKSSQKSGSIQSNTNTGSETLAQESFSDGHGSDNQEKDKVVSYTFYPNESLGNYKLPPLNLLKKSTGEQGDKTDKRELSDRARLLEETLASFGVKARVIKVQKGPTITRFELQPEKGVKVSKIVNLSDDLALSLAASEIRIEAPIPGKAAIGIEIPNKVISPVYLREVLESPNFQKSESPLSIAIGKDIAGEPVVADLAKMPHLLIAGATGSGKSVSINTLIASILYKAKPDEVKLLLIDPKVVELKSFDGLPHLLAPVVTNPKNAASTLKNIVSEMEYRYQLFADTGVRDIAKYNAINKEEDYPEKLPYIVVIIDELADLMMVAPTEVEDGIFRLAQMSRAAGIHLILATQRPSVDVITGVIKSNITSRIAFAVTSQADSRTILDMGGAEKLLGQGDMLFTPMGSNKPIRLQGAFISDKEIDELAEKVKEQAEPQYQEELVTTTPETDKKQEYDELLPKAVELVMETQQASISLIQRRLRVGYTRAARLIDELEEFGVIGGHEGSKPRRILMTEEDIKNILEQL, encoded by the coding sequence GTGAAAATAGTGGTAGCTAAAAAAACTAACAAAAAGCAAAGAAAAAAATCGAACAAAGGTTTAAAAACTACACCAGAATTACAAGCTGGCTTGTTACTTTTATTTGCAATCATTTCCCTAGCGAGCTTAGTTTTTACTGAACAAACTGGGGTTTTAGGAAATATTATCAAAGTTGTTTTCGAATACTTAGCTGGTGAACGAGCTTGGACTATTCCTATATTTATTGCCATTTTAGGTGGTAATTTACTGTATTTGAAAAGTATTCAACTCACAAACAGGTTTTGGGGTATTAGTTTAGTTTTATTTCTTATTGTAGTTGGACATCATATTGAACTAATTTTACAGGAAAATATTATTAGTAGAGGAGAAATAGTAGCACAAGCTTTTAGTTTGCCTGCTGAAGGTGCCGGTGGCGGATTGATGGGGGCTATTTTCTCTACTGCATTTTTACTTGTCCTAGGTGAAATTGGGACTTTTATTGTTTTGATTTTTACTGGTATCATAGCCTTTATGTTGTTGACAGACACTACTTTCAAAGAAGGACTTAGCTTGGGGACAGGAGCTGCTAAAAAAGCGTGGGAACTGGTTCTATTAGCAAATGAAAAATTGATTGAGATTTATAATCGAATTTCTAATACCAAACAAATGAAAGAGTATCAAAAGGGACAAGTTAAAAATGAAGATGATACAAATATATTAGATTTTAATGACTATAAACAAGGTCGGCAAGAGGAGGAAGATCAAGGATCTTTGCAAGCTACTGGGGGGACTTATCAGGACGAGCCTGACTATCCTATTGTTAGCTTTGAAGAAAATGAGGCAGGACTGCAAGCCAAAATAACTGAGAGTAAGGAAGAAGCTAATAATAGCGAACCAGGCCCAGAGGACAAAAGAGAAGGTCAGAAATCAAGTCAAAAAAGTGGATCAATACAATCAAACACAAATACTGGTTCTGAAACTTTAGCTCAAGAAAGTTTTAGTGATGGGCATGGCAGTGACAATCAAGAAAAGGACAAAGTAGTATCCTATACTTTTTATCCCAATGAGTCCCTCGGTAACTATAAACTGCCACCTTTAAACTTGTTAAAAAAATCTACAGGAGAGCAGGGAGATAAAACAGATAAAAGGGAACTCTCCGATAGAGCCAGATTATTAGAAGAAACCCTGGCTTCCTTCGGGGTAAAAGCCCGAGTAATTAAAGTTCAAAAAGGACCAACTATTACTCGCTTTGAATTACAACCGGAAAAGGGTGTTAAAGTGAGTAAAATAGTTAATTTGTCCGATGATTTGGCTCTAAGCTTAGCTGCTTCGGAAATTAGGATAGAAGCACCTATCCCAGGCAAAGCCGCTATAGGCATTGAAATTCCTAATAAAGTTATTTCACCAGTTTACTTAAGAGAAGTATTAGAAAGTCCTAATTTCCAAAAAAGTGAATCTCCATTATCAATTGCTATTGGTAAAGATATAGCTGGAGAACCAGTGGTAGCAGACCTGGCCAAGATGCCTCACCTTTTAATAGCAGGTGCAACTGGGTCAGGTAAAAGTGTCAGTATTAATACGTTGATTGCTAGTATCCTTTATAAAGCCAAACCTGACGAGGTTAAATTACTATTGATCGATCCCAAGGTAGTAGAACTAAAATCCTTTGATGGACTTCCACATTTGTTGGCACCAGTAGTAACAAATCCTAAAAATGCCGCTAGTACTTTAAAAAATATCGTGAGCGAAATGGAGTACAGATATCAGTTATTTGCAGATACAGGTGTTAGAGATATAGCAAAATATAATGCAATAAATAAGGAAGAAGATTATCCGGAGAAACTACCTTATATTGTAGTGATTATTGACGAACTGGCCGATCTCATGATGGTTGCTCCTACAGAAGTTGAAGATGGGATTTTTAGATTAGCTCAAATGTCAAGAGCAGCGGGCATTCATTTAATTTTAGCAACACAACGTCCATCTGTGGATGTAATTACAGGTGTAATCAAATCTAATATAACTTCAAGAATTGCTTTTGCTGTAACTTCTCAAGCTGATTCTAGAACCATCTTGGATATGGGGGGAGCGGAAAAATTACTGGGACAAGGTGATATGTTATTTACTCCTATGGGTAGTAATAAACCTATTAGATTACAAGGTGCTTTTATTTCAGATAAGGAGATTGATGAGCTCGCCGAAAAAGTAAAAGAACAAGCTGAACCTCAATATCAGGAGGAATTAGTAACAACAACTCCGGAAACTGACAAAAAGCAAGAATACGATGAGTTGTTGCCCAAGGCAGTAGAATTGGTTATGGAAACTCAGCAAGCATCAATTTCATTAATTCAAAGAAGATTAAGGGTGGGTTATACTAGGGCAGCACGTTTGATAGATGAACTAGAAGAATTTGGTGTAATTGGCGGACATGAAGGCAGCAAGCCTCGCAGAATATTAATGACAGAAGAAGATATTAAAAACATTTTAGAACAATTGTAG
- a CDS encoding helix-turn-helix domain-containing protein, producing MSEEYEEEKPIEYSGITPADIGKKLRKAREAQNLTIEDLQKQTKLRTKYIKSIEKGDFSVFPGDVYAKGAIRNYAEVVGLDFMELWEDYESVYQQESEQEDNSNEEQKDKEVSFLNSFSDKFIAILPVLVKFVAIVLVIGIIGYGVYWGYDYLAGIELNGDEIEEEATTPEKEETEDEDHEEQDEEQDQEVKEEPKLPSIERTSDNPITYTVIELEDEYEIEDEIEVILEIGEQEQGCWVGATIDGEFNDLGTMDRETSETLHFQESIEFTLGRPVNASITVFDTELEIPETTSPEDIIIELDEDEN from the coding sequence ATGAGTGAAGAATATGAAGAAGAAAAGCCAATTGAATACAGTGGTATTACTCCTGCTGATATAGGCAAGAAATTACGAAAAGCAAGAGAAGCTCAAAACTTGACAATAGAAGATTTACAAAAACAGACTAAATTGAGAACTAAATACATCAAATCCATTGAAAAAGGCGATTTTTCTGTTTTTCCCGGGGATGTTTATGCAAAAGGTGCTATTAGAAACTATGCCGAAGTTGTTGGTTTAGACTTCATGGAGCTTTGGGAAGACTATGAAAGCGTGTATCAACAAGAATCCGAACAAGAAGATAATAGCAATGAAGAACAAAAAGATAAAGAAGTTAGCTTTTTAAACAGTTTTTCAGATAAATTTATAGCTATATTGCCGGTGTTAGTTAAATTTGTGGCTATAGTACTGGTAATCGGAATAATTGGTTATGGCGTGTATTGGGGATACGATTATCTAGCCGGTATTGAGCTAAATGGCGATGAGATTGAAGAAGAAGCGACTACTCCTGAAAAAGAAGAAACCGAAGATGAAGATCATGAAGAACAAGATGAAGAACAAGACCAAGAAGTCAAGGAAGAACCAAAATTACCATCAATAGAAAGAACATCAGATAATCCAATCACATATACAGTAATTGAACTGGAAGATGAATATGAAATTGAAGATGAAATTGAAGTTATCTTGGAGATTGGGGAACAAGAACAAGGTTGCTGGGTTGGAGCAACAATAGATGGGGAATTCAATGATCTAGGGACTATGGACCGGGAAACAAGTGAAACGTTACATTTTCAAGAATCAATTGAATTCACTTTAGGTAGGCCTGTAAATGCCTCTATTACTGTATTTGATACTGAGTTGGAAATACCAGAAACAACTAGCCCAGAGGATATTATTATTGAACTTGATGAAGATGAAAATTAA
- the rimO gene encoding 30S ribosomal protein S12 methylthiotransferase RimO, with protein sequence MKVGIISLGCAKNQVDTEVMQGILENSNYKMTDDYYDADIIIVNTCGFIDDAKEESVDHILEVAQLKETGKLKVLIVAGCLSQRYQESLKEEIPEIDAMIGTDTQDKITEVISSALKGNYISFYDRLNKIDEQLFLRQPYQPGPSAYIKIAEGCHNYCSYCAIPLIRGGYRSRTIEDIKIEANHFIEKGSKELTLIAQDTTNYGSDIYGKFSLDTLLDELATIPGDFWIRVLYAYPTRITDSLIEVINRHEKICSYLDIPLQHIDDDILTSMNRGGNKEQILNLIHNLRKNIPDITLRTSLIVGFPGETDEKYQNLISFMQEIEFDHAGIFKYSDEEDTQAYNFKDKVSEDVKEQRYQEAWEVQKEITRKKNEGLVGTEMRVLIEEALEDEPTTKVGRTEGHAPEVDGAVIIPDCEASSGDFINVEIVQALDYDLIGEMTNEFS encoded by the coding sequence ATGAAAGTAGGGATTATTTCACTAGGATGTGCAAAGAATCAAGTAGATACTGAGGTTATGCAAGGAATTTTAGAAAACAGCAATTACAAAATGACCGATGATTATTACGATGCCGATATTATTATCGTTAATACTTGTGGTTTTATTGATGATGCCAAAGAAGAATCTGTTGACCATATTTTAGAAGTTGCTCAATTGAAAGAAACTGGTAAATTGAAAGTTTTGATTGTTGCTGGTTGCCTATCACAGCGTTATCAAGAATCCCTAAAAGAAGAAATCCCTGAAATCGACGCAATGATAGGTACAGATACCCAAGATAAAATTACAGAAGTTATTTCATCTGCATTAAAAGGAAATTATATATCATTTTATGATCGATTAAATAAGATAGACGAACAACTTTTCTTAAGACAACCATATCAACCTGGGCCTAGCGCTTATATTAAGATTGCTGAAGGCTGTCATAATTACTGTTCTTACTGTGCTATACCCTTAATAAGAGGTGGTTATCGCAGTCGTACTATTGAGGATATTAAGATCGAAGCTAATCATTTTATTGAAAAAGGAAGTAAAGAACTCACCTTAATAGCTCAGGATACTACAAATTACGGTAGTGATATATATGGTAAATTTAGTTTAGATACTTTATTAGATGAACTTGCCACAATACCGGGAGATTTTTGGATTAGAGTTCTTTATGCTTATCCCACGAGAATAACTGATTCCTTAATTGAAGTTATAAATAGACATGAAAAGATCTGTTCTTACTTAGATATCCCATTACAACATATTGATGACGATATCTTAACAAGTATGAATAGGGGTGGAAATAAAGAGCAGATCTTGAATTTAATTCATAATTTAAGAAAAAACATTCCAGATATTACTCTAAGAACTTCTTTGATAGTAGGTTTTCCCGGTGAAACAGACGAAAAATATCAAAACTTAATTTCATTTATGCAAGAGATTGAATTTGACCATGCTGGTATTTTTAAGTATTCCGATGAAGAAGATACCCAAGCTTATAATTTTAAAGATAAAGTCTCGGAAGATGTTAAAGAACAACGTTATCAGGAGGCCTGGGAAGTTCAAAAAGAAATTACAAGGAAAAAGAATGAGGGTTTGGTAGGAACTGAAATGCGAGTTCTAATTGAAGAAGCCCTAGAAGATGAACCTACTACTAAAGTCGGGCGAACTGAAGGTCATGCTCCTGAAGTGGATGGAGCTGTTATAATACCCGATTGTGAAGCTTCATCTGGAGATTTTATAAATGTTGAGATAGTTCAAGCTTTAGATTACGATTTAATTGGAGAAATGACAAATGAATTTAGCTAA